A region of the Pelecanus crispus isolate bPelCri1 chromosome 1, bPelCri1.pri, whole genome shotgun sequence genome:
TGACTGATCTCATACTTCAGGAAAGCAGGATGAGTTTCCCCATATGAATTGAAATGCATctcttctgggaaaaaaacaagagcaAATCAGGATTTTAGCCAGTATCTCCGTCCAAAATTCCCCTGGATACTCCcattacagcaaagaaaaacccTGTGGTATCAGTActaaaccaaaaatgaaaagaaaaaaacaatatatTCACAGCTCTCAAGAAGCTTAAAGaacaagaaaccaaaaccagcagctgagACAAATCAACAGCCTATGGTATCGGGGGCGTAAGCCATATTTTTCTGACAGTTTCACAGGAGAGTGTGAGTCAAGGCAACTGCTGCCAGTCATTTTCCGAACGAGCAGGTGTCTTCCCAGAGCTCGGCCACATCACAGAGGTTTAACAGTATCTTCAGGAGGCATTTTAGACCAGTGCTGGTACCATGACTCGTGCAAAGCAGCACTTCGTTTCATTCTCTCTCCATCCTGGGGTTAGAAATTGTACGTGCTGAGCTCCGTTTGGCTAACTCAGGTTAAAGTAACAGTGGGAACATCTTAGCCTGAGGAATTAAGGCCTGTAGGAGAATCTGAACTTGAATTCAGTGATTAGCCTAGTTAAAAATGAGCCAGcttgttttgatttctgctttAACCCCAGTTAACATGATGAGGATACTGGGGTTTGGCTTACAACTGCCAGAACCTTTTTGGTGAACTGGCAAAACCCTTTGGGCAGTGCTACGTGTATGTGCGAGATCAGTTCAGTATCATCTCAAGCTATGTGAAGTATCAAGCCAAGATAAAGCCATTCTGCTCTTATTTCAGTTTGCCCTTAGTATCTGAGGCTTGTCTGGGGGTAActtgtttcagaaaacaaacttcaTCTCAGCAGCTGCTTTATTCATCTGGACGCTGACGCCTGCAGCGACTACATAGCTCGCACTGCCATGCTGTTCGCAGCAGTCACTAGAGCCTGACTCCCCGACATCTTACAGCACCAGCGTAAAGTTGTCTCTCTGGGGTGAAAAATGAGGCCCAAGACCCACCTCACGTTTGGTATCAAGTTCAGAGTTGTGGCTTTTTAAGAGCAAGGGATGTGCATGGGGGTGGGGTGAGGTGGGATGGGTGAAAGAAGCAAAGCCCAACTAAGACTTCTTTGAGGATAGGTGAGCTGCTGTGATTGATGTAGGAAAAAGAGTAGGAAGCCGCAGgaaatttaaagaagaaaagcctgAAGAACAGATTTCTTTGCAATGTGGGAAGGCTGGCAGTAAGTCATAGTAACGGTAACTATGAAAGATTTGGCTATTTCAGTTCTGCTGACTGTTTTATTATGAACAAGCTGTTAGCACAGTCCATCTTAAGGCTGTAGAAGTACTTCCAATGTATAAAACCCCATCTGAAGGCCAAGAAAAGTCACAATGAACTGGCTGAGACTAAAATTTCCTGAGTTGGGGTTGTGCCTTGGGCTAAACTTGTTTGGGAACGTTCAGCCAAAAATTTTTTAATCCCTTTCTAATGGCTGACATCGTTCTTAGAAATCCATTGTTTATCTGACCTTCTCCTAACCCGTTAGAAAAATTTCTGGcgatattttcctttctcagtttAATGCTTTGAAGCATTACACGCAAAATTTGGCAGGAGGCAGCTTTCTGTTAGGAAGACACATTGCACCAGCTCTCTAAAACTGTGCTCAAACTTGGCCATGTTACAAGCACTTAAAAACACGGTTTGCGTGCGCTTGATGGAGTTCTCAGTTTTTCAGCTAAAATTCCCCAGAGACGCCTGAACGGAGCAGGTGGTAGTTACTGCtggctgccggaggctggcaaGGGAGAATGACAAGTGCGAAGCTGGTCTCCTCTGCGCTCCCCTTGCCCCCTTCCAGCACTGAAATGGTCGGGAGGAGAGGCCGCCCGAGTAAAGGCAAAACAGGCAGAAGATAGATGGTGGACTGAAaaaaggaggtggaggaaggacCAAAAAAGTCTGGGACTGGGTGGAAGACCACGTTTTCTGGGCTCAGAAGAGGCCACCGAAGAGGAAAGGTTTCTGGGGTCtccaccagccccagctcagcctgggAGATGGACAGCCAGGGAATGAAAGCTGTAGGCTTCAATCTGACCATTTGTGCTGTTGCAAGAGGCTTTGCTCCTCCAGAATCAAACATTGATGAGGTTTTGCTCCATCTAATGGTGTTAGGGGGAAAGCAGACATCCTGTTGGGATTTGGATAAAAAACTTCTGAAAGCTCAGGAAATATTCATACTATGTGACCAGTGCTTCCCAGCTGGCTCCAGTATTGAAgcaaagagggagagaaggaagagtgTTTCTTTGGCCATTGAAAGATTTTCACATCTCTGCGAAGGAATGAGTATGTGATGCTGGGTAATTACTGAAACAGCAGTTTTCATAAACAGGCATTAATCTGTGACTTTTATGTCTGGGGTGTCAACCTTGTGCTCCGGCAGGAAGATCTGCAGAAGCCACTTGTAATTCTAGCCGGGAACTGGGCACGGGTCCTGGACAGCTGTGTGTGGCAGTTCAGGAGCCGTCAAACCCAGCTTCAAGGCTGTTCCTATTAGGTACCAGCACTTAGAAGGTCATTTGGACTTACAGTTCCATTTTCTCCATTGGTGGCACCTCAGAGGGGTGCTGTGAGTACAAAAGACTGCCTGCTCTGAACCCTTGCAGTCCCTGGTGACTACTGGGGAAAAGCCCAACTAAAACACCCTCCAGGGCAGGGTGCAAACAGCAGGTGGCAAAATAGGCTTTGAAGCCAAATGCTATAATTAAAACAGGATTAGTAAATGATCATCATCTATCCCATGCACTGAACAAAGGGAGGGtccttcagaaaggaaaaatagcacAAGATTGTAATTAAAGGTGATCTGATGGAATATATGGACCAAAAGGCTCAGTTAAAATTGTGCAGGCAATTCTTGCATTACCTTATTTCTGGATGCTTCATTTTGCAATATCAACAAGCTTTTTCTTAAAGCTGCCTTTCTGTTTGTATCGCAGGTTGCCCAGTTAAAGAAGTGTAAAGTCTGCATGTAGCTTCTGTAACTTCACTTAGCTCGTCTCTTAATTGACTGTGTGCAAAGACACgcacccagcacagcagggctgcagctaGCTAAAATTCATATGTATGgatttggaggtttttttgtctgACTTGAAAATCACtcaaaatattactttattgaaaagaaatgcaaatgaacaTCTTTCATTCTTCAGAAGGATAATtacccttttctctttctctctctcagaaaGAGATTTGTTGTCTattgtttctttgcttgctttgaaaactgttcttttgAAATTATCTAAGCGTGCTCCAGTCCTCTGCAGGAACAGCAGTCCAAGCTACTAACCAAAGGTGGAGGAGTTGTCTAGTTTGCAACCTGAAGGGGGTAGAGGAAAAGATCATTTGTCCACAGACCTTTTAGAAAGGTGTACGGGGCGAGAAGCAGGGGAGAAAGTGTTTTTGTTCTCAGGCTGGTGCATTTCTCAGGTCACAGCTTTGCCGCTTTATGTCAAGGCCAAGCCACAGGAagaagagcagctggagagTTACTCTTCCAATGGCCTTTCAGGGTGATGTTCATTAAAAGTAAATCCACTTCCCAAATTCCAATCAACCATCCTTCTGACAGCTTGGAGGTGAGCGATGGAAGTCCGACAGCCTTTGGCTCTAGCCAAGGtgagcaaaaaggaaagaacccAAGTGgatatttttcagctgaagctgTAAAGTTGGAGCTCAAAATAAATTGAAACCGGCAGGGTAATATCCTTTTACCAGTGCGGCGATCAGGGAAAGTCCACTGTCATTCTTGAGACCACATTTCCCATCTTTTCACTTGTCATCTGAGAGCATAGGTCATGAAAATTGGTGTGAGAGGAACCCCTTGATCACTTTTTAGCATCCGGCCATTTCCTGCTCAAGCAAGTCCACTGAGTGCAGGACTATCACAGCTCTGTCTCCTAAGACCTCGCAGTAGAGCTGTTCGAAATGTGGTGGGTACTTAGAAGCCAACAAACTCCCAAACTACTCTGCAAACATACTTCAGCTCTTGTTGGCTCTCCCAGGCTGTACTTGCTAAGAGTGctctctgtcccatcatccaggttGTTAATAAATATGCTAAACTTTATCAGCCCCATATGGATACCTAAGGGATGTCACcagtgaccagccaccaactggactcTGTACTGCTGATCCCAATTCTTTGAGCCCCACGGTCTGAACAATCTTCCACCCACTTTATCATCTACCTTGCCAGTCTGTATCTCATTGATTTAGCTACAAGGAtactgtgggagatggtgtcaaaggctttggcCAAAGCCCAGGTAATAAATGACATGCACTGCTTTCATGCTTTGAGGAGGCTGCCTTTGTAGAACAACCAGCTCTCCTGGGCCCCTTTGCTCTCCAGGGCAGCTCCCTTTGGGATCCTGCCAAAATTCAATCCCTGAGCGAGGTGAAATCTGCCCTCCTGAAGGCAAGAGCAGTAATGCTATTTGTCCTGCTGACTTCTTGCAGGATTTAATATTCCATGGTGTGACAGTTGCTGCAGGCAAACTCACCCTTGACCATCATGTCCTGGACCAATTCTTCCTTGTTTCTGAATACCAAATCCAGAGCATCTCCCCTAGTTGTCTCATCGATCACCTATGTCAAGAAATTGTCTTCAGCATACTCCAGAAACCACCTGGATTGTGACCAATCATATAGCCCTTCCAGTTAAAGTACACCCGTGAGTCCTAAGGCCTGTAATTGTGTGAGGTGTTCCCATTGACCTGCTCTCCTCGATCAGCTAGTCTGCAGTGAGTCCCTACCACAACATTGCCTGTGTTGCGTTGCCACCTTCCCCTTGCCCAGAAGCACTCGACTGGCTCAGCACCTGTCCCATGGCAAAGCTCTGGGCTCTCCTCTGCATAAAGCACCACCACTCCTCACCCCTCCAAGCCTGTCTTCCCTGAAAAGCCTATGTCCATCTGTGTCAGCTCTCCAGTCATGTGAACTATCCCACTGTGCCTCTGTAATCCAACAGAAATCATAATTCTGCAGTTGTATGGGGGCTAGTGATTCCCCCAGTTGTTTCCCATGCTGCATATGTTTGTTTACAGATACTGGAGATGAACCCTGAGTCATGATGCTTTGAAAAGGGACATGCAGGGTCATGCTGTAGAGACTCCAATGAGGGGACCTCTGCACACAGATAATGAGCATTTAGGTGCCTTTTTGGGCAAGGGGCATTTTTGAGGTCCTGGCTGTATACCAGAGCTGACTGCACAGTCTTTGCAGGTGCATCACTTTACAGTCTGAGCTCTCCATCACTGTTGCAGCAATTGCTCTATTAGGAGCTTTTTCTCTGATCACGCTGAGATCACAGATCAAACTGTGATGGGTCTACTGCTTCTTTTTAGCTAGAACTAACTGTCATAAGAGCGAGCTTTATTGATCTCTGATGGCAGTGATGCCAGGAGCACATAGCTGTGCTGTTCTAGGAAATACTCTGACTATCTCCGTAATTGTGTTTACATTACTGCTGCCCCAAAGGCTGGAAATTCGAGGCTCCTTGCAATATATGTGCTTTCTCCCTTGTAGCTAAGCTGCATTCTACAAAAATCAAGGTCATCGTGCTGACTGAATTTGGAGTTGAATAAAGATTGTTTTTCCCagaaacataattattttttaagtctcAGGTCACCATTTTAGGCTAATTTCTGTAACAAGTGCTTTCTGTAAGGGGAAGCTTGACCTAACCTGAGCTTTCTCAAGCTCCAGTGGAACAAATACTCAGTCTTGCAACCAGAAACCTGGATGTTTTTTGTTTAGGAGCTGCTTCTTCCTTGACTTGTCTCTACAAACAAGAAGACAACACAGATTTAAACAAACTCTTTCAAAATCACCCCACGAGAATGCAGCAAGACCGGATTGCTTGTTGTGAACTGCGATCCCACCTTGGCTGTGGGAGAGGGCACCCAAACACCTGGACCTCatccagccctgccccatggagGGCACCACTGCAGGAGTTgcccctggcagcagggacaaaGCGGCCTCTGAGCTCTGgctttggaggaggaggaagaggagggatgaCCCTTATCACCACTCCCCCAAGGCTGAgctgagcagaggaggagcTTCCTGTTTGAGCCAAGTCCCACATTCACAGACCAGCAACTGCAGGGAGACAGGAGcagggagacagaaaaagagagtgtagggaagaagagaaagcaaggaaaagaggaCAGCCccctggggaaaggaggaagagaagaggaagagaagaggaagaaaggagaggagaggagaggagaggagaggagaggagaggagaggagaggagaggagaggagaggagaggagagaagagaagagaagagaagagaagagaagagaagagaagagaagagaagagaagagaagagaagaggaagagaagagaagagaagagaagagaagagaagagaagagaagagaagagaagagaagagaagagaagagaagagaagagaagagaagagaagagaagagaagagaagagaagaggcagaaacaGTCTTGGGTCAAAAGAGGAAGACGAAGGAGTAGACAGGCTATGAAATGGCGTTGCTCCTGTGGCTCAGGTCCCAGCTGTCATCCTGCTGGAGCAACATCTCTATACTGGCAGTTTTTCTTACAGTCTTTACTTTACTTCTTGACTTCATGAAGCGCAGGAAGAAGTGGAGCCGTTACCCCGCCAGGCCCAGTGTCGCTGCCGTTCATTGGGACCATGCTGTACATTGACTTCCGCAACCCCCACCTCTCCTTCAACCAGGTGAGTGCTGGCCCCCACGATGAAGCGCCCCTCACACGACCGTGGGCCCAGGAGGGGTGGGGATGCCCTGGCACGATCTACCCTTGCACAAAGCCGAAGGGCAATGCCCTCTCCAAAGCCCAGGACGAAGCAAGTCACTGCCTAAGGACACTGACCTGGCCCATACAGGTAAATAGATAATCACACACCAACACTCACCAGCCTCCATCTCCCTATCTCTGTGTGAGCTCAGTGGGAGATGCTGTTGTGCCCCCAACGATAGATGATGCTTGCTCTGCTGTAGAGCTGGCCACCAGCTTAACACATGGGCAGGTGTGGGGGCAAGGGAACAGAGAGATGGGCAAGGGAACAGGGAGATGTACAAACAAGGGAAGACAAGCAAATATCCATGGGCTGGGAATGTGGCTGCAGGAATGGCAGACTTCCCTGCGAGTTACTTAAGCATGCCTACAGGCATGTGACAGTTTCAGTTAAAGAGATCAGCTTGCAGGATTTGCCCCAGCAACAATGCCCAAAATCTCGGTGGCGTTTCTATTCAAAGTCAGGGCTTAGCTTTTCTCAAAggaaaagcacagcacagcttgCAGCAGATAAaacactgggggggggttgtgcTTCAGTTTGCAAACTCTAAAGGCCTTTTCTCTACGATGGCACTATTCAGCTGTCTGTCCAAAATCTGCCAAATGGAGAAACTAAATATAGTAGTTGTATTATTTGCTTGCATATAGTCCAAAAGATTACCATTTTCAAATCACATCACGTCGGGGTCATGCTAACCACAATCTTGACCAGTAATCGCTTTTAATGATGTATTTCTAGTGCCAGTGAAGTGCTAATTCCCTTTCCAAGCCCACTGCAAATACAGTCTTAAGTGCTTCAATTCCTTGCATTGCTACAGTGCAGAAATGAAGACACTTagctttttaacaaaaaaataataaaaaaaaagaagacagaaaaagaaaacagagcacagTCTGTGGGGTGTGGCTACTATTGCCCTGTCTTCCAACAATATGCTCCTGAGCACTTTGTTGAGTGTTACTGACTGGCAGGGGAGCTTTGACCTGCCTTCCCAGGGGTATATGTCCAGTCAAAGAACTTGTCTACCTGGAGGAGACTTAGCTCCACAGCAAGCTCCCATGGTGAATGTGTGGCTGACAGGCTTACCTGTGCAGCCATCCTGCTGTCAGCATTATGTCTCTTAGAGATCACTACAGATGTAGGGCGTGTGCCAGTTACCAGTCTTACTGGATGTGTATGCCCCTTTTAGGGAGGAAGTTGACCTGAAACTCCAGTGTGGAACTGCCTCTTCCAACCGTGTTTCTGGGAACCGGGCTCTGGGTAGATCTTTAGGAACaaatggatattaaaaaaaaaacattacgTATCACCTTATCATCAATATTTCCTTCTAGCAGAAGCAGGCTGACTCAAAACTTGCCTAGTCTTTcatataaaaacaaatacaagtaTTAGGAAATAATTTGTTGTTGAGTATGCAGCCCTTGAAAATCCCCAAAAAGGTCCTTGACCTTGTGTTGTCAGACAAAATCCAAAATAGTTGCACAACCGTCATGGCAACAGTTTGGCCAGGATAGGTGTATTCTAAATCTTTCCACTCACAGAGCACTGATCcctgcttcagctgctgtttgGCACCACTCTGAGCTGTTGCACTGCAAAAACAAAGGTCAACAATCAGCTGAAGGTCTCCTAATAAAAGCACCTCAAAAATCACAGGTAAAGTGAAGTGCTGCAAAGGCCCTAGGAAGGATATGGTGATATTTTTTGATGATACATTCAGCTTATTTTCAGGGACATACTTTTTTATTTCGGCAGCTTCACAAGAAGTTTGGAAACGTCTTCAATCTCCAGAACTGCTGGACCAACCTGGTAGTACTGAACGGGTATAAAACAGTGAAGGAAGCCCTGGTCCACAGATCGGAGGACTTTGCTGACCGGCCGTACTTTCCAGTATATGAACATCTGGGCTACGGAAAGAAATCTGAAGGCAAGTCCCTTGGAAATGGACATTCCCTGCTGGCAGTAGCACAAGGAGGACTGGGTATATGGTGGGTAGATAGAAGATTTTCTCAGTATGGTGCCACCTCCTCATGTCCTTCTGGGTCAATCTCCTTGAATGTCTGCCACCATTTGGTGGTGACAAAACCAGATTTGATGAAAAGGGGGCTCCCCTTAGTGGTTGTAGCACAGCTCCAGGTGCAAGCACATACCTCTTCAGCAGTGTTAGGACACTATTGGTGGTACAACTTTCCTGCCAGCGCTGGAGCTGGTAGCTCCCAACACCCAGTGATTAGTGCTTACACTCAGACATTATGTGCATGTCgtcatcacaaaaaaaatggTAACTTTCTTCCAAGACAGAGTATTATCCAGCATCCAGCCCACATATCTCATCCTCAGCTCCTGTGCAGTGGCACAAGCTGCTACCCAGTTCACACAAGCTAAGGGTGCAATGCTGAATGGTTTGGGGGAGTGATTCCTTTATCCTTAGCAGCACTTGTTGCTCTCATTGAACCCCCCTCCACATTCTCTAGCCATGCACATGTATCAGAAGGTGCAGTAAtccattttcaaaattgctGTATGAACAAGCTGTACAAGATCAGATTCTTTCATCTATCCACAGACCTGTACCTCCCAAACTCACATTTGCTGTTCTCTGGCTAACTTTCCTTGATGTACGGGGTCAGAGCTCCTGACATTTCTTGTTCATCCATAACTCCAGGGATTGTTATAGCAAGATACGGGCACGTCTGGAAGGAGCTAAGGAAATTCACGCTCTCTACCTTGAGGAACTTTGGGATGGGAAAGAAATCCTTGGAGGAGCGAGTGACGGAGGAAGCGGGatttctgtgctctgcagtcAATGCTGAAGAAGGTTTGTCACACCCAGAAGGATGGAGAAATCATAGAAAAAAGCTATACAGTGATGCAGAGAGAAAAGTAATACTATAGCCACTCTCGTTTGCATACAGTGCTCTCTTCCTAAGCAAATGCAGTGTTTCTAATCTATATGCATTAGTGACCCTGCTCTACCTTGAAGCCACTTCTACCTTACACAGTGAGGCTACTGTAACACTAATCCATTtgaaacaggaaacaaataggaaataaatagaaataaagagGTAAAATATAACTATTCCCAGAGCTGGGTAACTATTACCTTTATGAAGGTTAGTGGAACATATTATCACATGCAATAAAACTGCAGCTGCGAGTGTTCACAGCACATCGCCTGTCATCTAGACACAAAGCAAGTGTTATCTGTCAAGTCACAGAACAACCCTGCAACTCAGCTTTTCTTGggagttttctcttttaaacaaGGATTGACCAAATAGTAATAGGAGATGAGAAGACCTTCACTTCCTAGTATGATGTATTTGTACTTTGAGTGGTGTTTGGGGGCTTTTTCTCTTGAAGGCATCACGAATGCATTTGTATATTCTCATTGCTGACAGCTGAGATCCAACAGCTTGGTATTGCTTAGCTTCATTGCTTGGTCTCCATTTCCATCTTTAGGTTGTCCTTTCGATTTACGTTTTCTTGTAAATAATGCAGTCTGCAACGTGATCTGCACTACCATCTATGGAGAGCGTTTCAACTACGGTGATGAGACATTCAAGAAGATGTTACATTTGTTTGAAAACTCCCTGAATGAAGAAGCTGGATTCCTGCCTCAGGTAAACCAAGAGCATAATATGGTCTGTAAGAAGCTGCCCTCTGTTGCTTGAGAGCattgtgttttcattatttttcttttttcatcacatgatattctctctctctctctctctttctctctggtTCTGACATCTCAGCTTCTTAATGTGGTGCCCATTTTGTTGTGCATCCCTGGAGTGCCACAGAAAGTATTTCGAGGACAAAAGGCGTTCATGGACTTCATAGATGTGCTCATAGATAAGCACATGGAGACCTGGAACCCTGCTTACACCCGAGATTTCACTGATGcgtttttaaaggaaatggagaagGTAGGGTGACACCAGCAGAACCGCAAGGTCCAGGGGCAATTCCTCTGGCTATTTAAGCTTGCTGTTAGAAGCTGACTTTCTTCATAAAGCTGTATAAAACCTCTTACTAATTGATTTCCTACTTTTTCATTCCATGTCGTATCTTGAGAAGAAGGAAATTCTTTGTGCTGTAACCTCCTTTGTTGACTTAAGAGACCATATTATCTGCTGATGTTCTTGTTCCCATTTTCTACCTTCACATTCCCCTCAGAGTCTAACAACTCCCTTCTTTCCAGCCTACACCATTTTGaaggcatttaaaaagcaataattaAGAATTCACTAATATTTCTAAGTTTGAGCCGGGGACAAGTCAACATGCAAGATTCTGTGTATGTCAGTGCCTTAATGACTGATGTCTCAAAATCAGTTACAAAACTGCAGCGACAGACTGGCTTTTTGGTATCATTTCCCAGTCCATAGCCTGCCTTTAAACCAAGTTATGACTTGGAAAGACAGCATCTCCTTTGGGATGTGTGTCTTTGAATTGCTTGCTAAGAATGAGTTCCCTACAGAACAGATGAAGGCCTAAATCTGAAcatcactgaaattaaaaggaGTCTTTCCTTTGATTCAGTCAGGTATGAAGTCAGTATTCTGACTTAAAGGTACTTGcatcagcccatcaatccaCCATATGTTTCTGCACATGGACTCACTAAATTCCAAGTGCCAGATGAGCACTAATAGCAAATTCTGCCTGCAAATTTCTTCCGCCGGCCGAGTCCTCAGGCTGGACTGCTGCTTTGCACAACGAACCCTGCcgtgctgcaggtgctgggcacCTCCAGTCCATGCATTAGCCCCCTCAGCCCGCACGGGCAGAGCAACGTGACCTCCGTCACTCTGCACTGAGCAGTACTATTTGGGGGTGGATGTGAGCCTGACCATGTTGCCTCTTGTgacatttctcttctgttcacTAAGGTCCACTGATAAGCCAGTCGATAAATCCCTCTACTGGGTTAACTTTGGTCAGGTCAGCCCCATAGCTCCCTTGCCAGAGATCTTTTATTGGAATAACAGTTGAGTCTTAAATGCCTTATTAATTGCTATCCATATTACAACAGCATCAAAATATACAGAGTAACTTAACAGAAGCTAGTCCCTAGGAAAGGAAAGTATAAAGAGGATTAGAAAAGACAAGCAGATGAACTCATGCAGAGAGCTTGTCATATCTCATATGCTAACAAATCTGAGCTCAATTAGCATTTGGATGAGAGACCAGTTTTGCTGAAATTGGTGTTGCAGACTTAATAGGCAGCAATGATAccctgatctttttttttccctgattctaAGAAAATAGCAGGGCAGAAACAGCAAGAATCTGTAACGCAGAGCTATAGATAACTCCCTCAAAATACtgttaattttgcatttgccaCATCAATGCAGCCTCCTCTCTACTGTGTGGGTTTTATGATCTGATCAAACTTGAATAACTGTGTTCCACCTCTTCTGGGGGAGGCTGTTAGGGCAAGTGGCAGGGGTGTGCTGTCTGTTCGAGTTGAGAGCACAAGGCATTCACTGCTGTCCTGAAGGCAGGTGTAACGTTCATATCTCAGGATACGGGAGGTGACTGATGACATTCAAATACAGGAGGTAACAGGGTTACTGAAGTACATCAGTCATACACAGACCATTGCCTGTGTTGTGCTCTACT
Encoded here:
- the CYP2D6 gene encoding LOW QUALITY PROTEIN: cytochrome P450 2D6 (The sequence of the model RefSeq protein was modified relative to this genomic sequence to represent the inferred CDS: deleted 1 base in 1 codon), producing the protein MALLLWLRSQLSSCWSNISILAVFLTVFTLLLDFMKRRKKWSRYPPGPVSLPFIGTMLYIDFRNPHLSFNQLHKKFGNVFNLQNCWTNLVVLNGYKTVKEALVHRSEDFADRPYFPVYEHLGYGKKSEGIVIARYGHVWKELRKFTLSTLRNFGMGKKSLEERVTEEAGFLCSAVNAEEGCPFDLRFLVNNAVCNVICTTIYGERFNYGDETFKKMLHLFENSLNEEAGFLPQLLNVVPILLCIPGVPQKVFRGQKAFMDFIDVLIDKHMETWNPAYTRDFTDAFLKEMEKGKAAEESGFNYNNLRLVTADLFAAGSETTSTTLRWAFLYMLLHPEIQSKVQAEIDKVIGRERSPTMEDQASMPYTNAVIHEVQRYGDVVPIGLPHMTYRDTELQGFFIPKGTTIITNLSSVLKDEAVWEKPNEFYPEHFLDVNGQFVKPEAFLPFSAGRRACLGEQLARMEFFIFFTTLLQKFTFVLPEDQPRPREDGHFALTSSPHPYQLRAIPR